One Rosa chinensis cultivar Old Blush chromosome 5, RchiOBHm-V2, whole genome shotgun sequence genomic region harbors:
- the LOC121049075 gene encoding DNA repair protein REV1-like isoform X2, translating to MLRLAAVHHSDNPKDTAEVSSANYSARDYGVRAAMFVRDAKALCPQLVIFPYDFEAYEEVHDYLYELPIKTLPGIGRILEEKLKKRNILIYGQLRAIPKVSLLMNLMIKGLVHISDTKALLISQGDHLSPLQLHYSSSVCTCNTG from the exons ATGCTGAG GCTTGCTGCTGTACATCATTCTGATAATCCAAAGGACACTGCTGAAGTTTCCTCTGCAAACTACTCTGCTCGAGATTATG GAGTGAGGGCTGCGATGTTTGTCAGAGATGCTAAGGCTCTTTGTCCACAACTTGTCATTTTTCCTTATGATTTTGAAGCGTATGAGGAG GTGCATGATTATTTATATGAACTTCCCATCAAGACGCTTCCAGGAATAGGACGCATTTTAGAGGAGAAATTGAAGAAGCGAAATATTTTGATTTATGGACAGTTGCGTGCGATTCCTAAGGTGTCTTTATTGATGAATCTGATGATAAAAG GCCTTGTTCACATTAGTGACACTAAAGCCCTTTTAATTTCTCAGGGTGACCACCTAAGTCCTCTGCAGCTACATTACTCTTCCTCCGTATGCACTTGTAACACAG GGTAA
- the LOC121049075 gene encoding uncharacterized protein LOC121049075 isoform X1, with amino-acid sequence MYKIMICPVFLGIPGQTQLLLPNFVPKYAVGLFFFFFFFLLCSWSSGNTLNLRIGLLLYIILIIQRTLLKFPLQTTLLEIMVCFGVRAAMFVRDAKALCPQLVIFPYDFEAYEEVHDYLYELPIKTLPGIGRILEEKLKKRNILIYGQLRAIPKVSLLMNLMIKGLVHISDTKALLISQGDHLSPLQLHYSSSVCTCNTG; translated from the exons ATGTATAAGATTATGATTTGCCCAGTTTTCTTAGGTATACCAGGACAGACGCAACTTTTACTTCCTAATTTTGTTCCTAAATATGCTgtaggactttttttttttttttttttttttttgttgtgttcGTGGTCATCGGGTAACACCCTGAACTTAAGGATAGGCTTGCTGCTGTACATCATTCTGATAATCCAAAGGACACTGCTGAAGTTTCCTCTGCAAACTACTCTGCTCGAGATTATGGTCTGTTTTG GAGTGAGGGCTGCGATGTTTGTCAGAGATGCTAAGGCTCTTTGTCCACAACTTGTCATTTTTCCTTATGATTTTGAAGCGTATGAGGAG GTGCATGATTATTTATATGAACTTCCCATCAAGACGCTTCCAGGAATAGGACGCATTTTAGAGGAGAAATTGAAGAAGCGAAATATTTTGATTTATGGACAGTTGCGTGCGATTCCTAAGGTGTCTTTATTGATGAATCTGATGATAAAAG GCCTTGTTCACATTAGTGACACTAAAGCCCTTTTAATTTCTCAGGGTGACCACCTAAGTCCTCTGCAGCTACATTACTCTTCCTCCGTATGCACTTGTAACACAG GGTAA